The following are encoded together in the Thunnus thynnus chromosome 15, fThuThy2.1, whole genome shotgun sequence genome:
- the mgat1b gene encoding alpha-1,3-mannosyl-glycoprotein 2-beta-N-acetylglucosaminyltransferase b: MVRKKGSLILCGAFLFVAWNALLLLYLWGRPPIGRLGEGGGAEPGGKEEWGVGRGKGSPVNLAGEVIRLAEEVEIQLETQKKLLKQIESHRAVWARQKDVGKRETEDTKEVKVEAVHQPPKPPLPLKDNVHDRDQTEEKHTEHKPVPTVAPNIKLEQHQVNEIKKEIVDNNKLVTSVANPEVVIPILVIACDRVTVKRSLDKLIQYRPSPELYPIIVSQDCGHAETARVIDSYGHQVTHISQPDLSDIRVRPEHRKFQGYYKIARHYRWALNQVFNTFSQSTVVIVEDDLEVAPDFFEYFRALYPILRSDPTLWCVSAWNDNGRDALVDPSKAELLYRTDFFPGLGWMLLKEMWDELEPKWPSAFWDDWMRQPEQRKDRSCIRPEISRTITFGRKGVSLGQFFDQYLRYIKLNTEFVPFTKQDLSYLLKEKYDERFIKEVYSAPLVKIEDLQQGGSLRGAGPYRVQYSSRDSFKVFARNLGVMDDLKSGVPRTGYRGVVSFLYRGRRVFLAPPEGSIKYDISWS, translated from the exons ATGGTTCGAAAGAAAGGTTCTCTTATACTATGCGGTGCTTTCCTGTTTGTCGCCTGGAATGCTTTGCTTCTACTTTATCTTTGGGGTCGGCCTCCAATAGGCCGCCTTGGGGAAGGCGGTGGAGCTGAAccaggaggaaaggaggagtgGGGCGTGGGCAGAGGGAAAGGGAGCCCGGTCAACCTGGCTGGGGAGGTGATCCGGCTGGCAGAGGAGGTTGAAATTCAGCTTGAGACCCAGAAAAAGCTGCTGAAGCAGATTGAAAGTCACAGGGCAGTGTGGGCTCGGCAGAAAGATGTTgggaaaagagaaacagaagataCAAAAGAAGTCAAAGTAGAGGCTGTCCACCAGCCACCGAAGCCTCCACTTCCTCTAAAAGACAATGTGCATGACAGGGaccaaactgaagaaaaacatacagaacataagCCTGTTCCTACAGTAGCTCCCAACATTAAATTAGAACAGCACCAGGTCAATGAAATAAAGAAGGAAATTGTTGACAACAATAAATTGGTGACTTCTGTTGCAAACCCAGAAGTCGTCATTCCTATTCTAGTTATTGCCTGTGACAGAGTGACGGTAAAACGGAGCCTTGACAAACTTATACAGTACCGTCCTTCTCCGGAACTCTATCCAATCATAGTCAGCCAGGACTGTGGGCACGCTGAGACAGCTCGTGTGATTGACTCCTATGGCCATCAAGTGACACACATAAGCCAACCAGACTTGTCGGACATCAGAGTCCGGCCAGAGCACAGGAAATTCCAGGGCTACTACAAAATTGCCCGACATTACCGCTGGGCACTCAACCAAGTGTTCAACACGTTCTCCCAGTCCACTGTGGTCATAGTGGAGGATGACCTGGAG GTGGCACCAGACTTCTTTGAGTATTTTCGAGCCCTGTACCCAATCCTGCGCTCTGACCCAACCTTGTGGTGTGTTTCGGCCTGGAACGATAACGGCAGAGATGCCTTGGTGGATCCATCCAAAGCTGAACTGCTCTACAGGACAGACTTCTTCCCTGGTCTGGGCTGGATGCTGCTGAAGGAGAtgtgggatgaactggaacccAAATGGCCCTCTGCGTTCTGGGACGACTGGATGCGTCAACCAGAACAGCGCAAGGACCGCTCCTGCATCCGGCCTGAAATCTCCCGGACTATTACCTTTGGCCGAAAAGGCGTCAGTTTAGGTCAATTCTTTGACCAGTACCTTCGCTATATTAAGCTAAACACTGAATTTGTGCCTTTTACCAAACAGGATTTATCTTATCTGCTAAAAGAGAAGTATGATGAAAGGTTTATCAAAGAGGTTTACAGCGCCCCACTGGTGAAGATTGAGGACCTACAACAGGGGGGGAGTTTAAGAGGAGCCGGTCCGTACCGGGTGCAGTACTCCAGCCGGGACAGTTTTAAAGTCTTTGCTCGAAATCTTGGGGTGATGGATGACTTGAAATCTGGAGTCCCTCGTACAGGTTACAGGGGAGTAGTCAGTTTCTTGTACCGGGGTCGAAGAGTGTTCTTGGCTCCACCAGAGGGCTCAATCAAGTACGACATCAGCTGGAGCTGA